From Oxyura jamaicensis isolate SHBP4307 breed ruddy duck chromosome 26, BPBGC_Ojam_1.0, whole genome shotgun sequence:
CTAATAAAACAGCAAGTTATGAATACCTAATAAAACAGCAAGCTGTGAGAACATACTCATGACACAGGCCTGAATTTATTagagataatattttttaacatttatttctttcatctcttctctttttgtcaATATAACATACTAAAGTGTTTAGCATTTTTCCTACataattcctttgttttccattttttcagttcagtaacCTTTTAAACCTGATCTTTTGGAAAAGCtggagaataaagaaaaaattcttaTAAGTGACCgctttttgtatgttttcagattttctccATTTATAAGAAGTTTTAAAGTGATGGAATGGCTGACTGGGATTCATTTTAGCTAACTCTGGCTGCATTCACATATGTCAAGCATAGTCAGAGAGGTTGACTTTCCATAAGTAGAGAGGCAACTCTCTAGCTTATACCTTATAGAAAACATGTTTAGAACTGGAAAAAAGGCTTCTCAGATGGACTATTATCTATCTATTTACTAACAGATTATAAAAGAAGCCTCAGTGAATAGGCCAAGAACTTCACTTAGAACCCAAGTGAAGGAAGATGAATCCCACACAGAATTATCTTCTCTAGCTCTGCAATGTTCCCAAACAATAGGAAAAAGCTACAGAttgtaaataaaagtgaaaaggCTGTGTTcaaattagaaaacagaaaaaggaaaataaagtttacaAAAGCAATATATAACAATTGCAATTTAAATGAGAATGaatcaaaatgtttaattccAAAACTACctctaaaaaataaactgaaaactcTACTTCtcaatgtaaacaaaacaaaacaaaacacaaggtCAACGGAACATATATGTGGCTTCTGCCTGGTGATCATGATTGTGGCATAGCTCCATGGTGGGGTGTGGGGGGCAAAATGTAAATCCATATGGAAATGCAGTTTTGAGGGTTCTTGTATAGTAATAACAGGAGCTAAACACAGTCTGTTATACAGTTTTACCTTCAGAATTTCTTGATGAGGTAACTAAGTAACATACTCTAGAAGAGCAATGTAGTACTTGTCGCTGTGCTACAGCCTGGGACTCTAAAGAAAGTCATCGCAGACAGCTACAGACCATGTCTTCATCTAGTTACCTACAGAACAATCTTGCTCACACTGAAAGCAGCCCACTAGACTTACCAACACTGGAATCAGCTTCAATGAAAGCTTCAagctctgcagcttctcctgggCCACAGTCATTGAGGGCTCTCACACGTAAGAAGTACAGCTCCCTGTTTTGCAGGCCTTTAACTGTGTAAGTGGTCGTCTCTATAGGAAGAACATTGCATTTGGTCCAGTCGAGGTTGTTAGAAGACCGTATCTCCACGTCATAGCCTTTCACATCATTCCCATCTTTTGCTTCGGGTCTCTTCCATGTTAGGGTGACACTAGTGCTGTCACTGCTGGTCACCGCCAGGTCCCTCACTTGACCTGGAGGTtctgaaaagataaattttatttaaactattGTTCTAGTATTCCTTCtctatcccccccccccccctttttttttcagttacagcATCACACAAGAAACCCTTCCATTCCTTCCTCATGAAGATAGAGGATTCTCACCCATGAAACATTCCCCAGTTATTTGATCTTTCTCTTTTACAAAGCACTTACAAACATTGCCTGTGCGATAACACCCCCAGTCTACATTCGGCTTTACATATTCCCAAGCCAGGATAGCAGCTGTTCACTTACTCGTGGAATCTCGAGCAAAGACGGGCTGTGACGGTGCACTGATATCTCCTACACCAGAAGCATTGACAGCTGCCACACAAAACTCATACTGCAGACCCTTCTTGAGATCGgtcattttcagtttcttatctgcagaatgaaaacaagcacGTTGGCTCAGGTGAGCAGTACTCCAACACGAAGTGGCAAGACAACAATGTTCTACTTTACTGCATCCATGCAGAACTACAGACTGAATAATTCTGAGGAGCCAAGTACAAATGCTGTCTCCAGTTCCCTTGCCCTTCCTTGTCCTAGTGTATACATACTGCTGATATGTGTTCATTGTattctctttcaaaacaaacagcctCTGAGAGCTATTATTAAGTTACAGAAAGGATATCAATTGTTTTTGCTCATGATATAAACCTAAAGTCTCCTGTACTACCAGGTAAGAGGTCCTAGTCTGCACCTGATGGATAATTGATAGCTATAGTCCAAACACATTTAGGAGCTTTTTTATATCACTTGTGTTTCTTTACCTTCCCTGCATTTTTAAGTTCCTCCCTGTCTAGTTCTTAGCATGAGGATTAAGGACAGTAGTCCTGCACATGAAATTAAGACTTCAGTTCCAGAGATTGAAGACATCAGTTTATCTACAAAGGAGCTACATCCCAAGATGCAGCAGCAATCTTCTCTACATTCTTCTCCAGCCATAGGCTTACACTTTCTAGAAAAGGTTATATACAGTTAAATGCCTGGAGAAGGTTTATAATCCAAGAGCTATATAagataaaaaggtaaaatttcaGACAGGGTTAATATGGTTGCAATAGGGACAATCAGCAGGCCAAGAactcaaaaggaaaagcactgaTGTGGAAAAGTATAAAGATACTACGCAGAAAGCAGGGAGACAGCATTGCTGCAAAGCATGTTACTTTCTGAACCCAGCTGAACTTTTGGCTTTTTTCAAGTCTTCCATCCTGTCCCAGGATTTAAGTAAGCTACCTACCTGCTATGGGCACACTGTTGACTGGCACCCAGGTCATGGTACCCTTCTTGCGTTTTTGAACGATGTATCCCACGATTCGGGAGCTGCCAGTTCTACGAGGTGTTTTCCAGGATATTGTGATGGTGTCTTTGCTGACACTGATGATCTCAGGGGGGTCTGGGGCACCAGGTGTAGCTGGAAAGAGAACAGCATTTCATTATTAGCAGATACACTTGCAAAATAAGGAAGTGTTCTCAGtcatttcttcttccaagtTTCCCCAATGTATTTGTATGAACATGCTTTGAAAACATGACTAAGACCTGAAGTTGTGTATGCTGTTCCCTACAGAACATCCAAAATGCAGTGAGTTTCCTTTCATGCCAGCTTTGATAATCAATTTCCCATAGGGTTGTAGAACACAGTTACAAAAAGTTATTCCTTACCTTTACTGGCAGCCTTTACTTCCTCTGATTCCAGTGCATCGCTGGTTCCCTCTGCATTCACAGCCCTCACCCTGAAGTAGTAGCTCATGTCTCGTTCTACTTTGTTGGTAGTGAAAGTAGTACAGCTCCTGGGGGTTTCCCCAAGAGCCACCCAGTCGCTCTTGCCTACCTCCTGCCTCTCAACGATATAGCTTTGCACTGGTTTGCCCCCATCATCCTTTGGGGATTTCCACTGAATCGTGATTTCATTTGCCGAGCTTTCTACAATTTTCATGGGTCCTGCAGGTGGCTGTGGCTTGTCTGAAAGGAAGAACACAAGCGAGTTAGCTCCAGATCCAAATGCATTCCTGGGTTTGGAGCAGACACTGTTTCTTGCTCACCAGCTGGGACACTCAGTTTCTGATGGTACATATGGCTAGTTGCAGAATGAGGGCCAAGCCCTGAACTGCCTCTTCAAACATCCACTCCTCTCACTTTTCATAAGGGTGTAGGAAGCTATGCACTTGCTCCACGAGTGATTGTTCCCATACAAATTGTACCAAGACAGCTCGCTTATAAAGTATTCAAAAGTCAACTGATGAGGCtgtccaaaaccaaacaagatTTGTGGCATCTTGTATTAAGGGGTAAGAAACACGTCAACAACTTTTGCTTGTATCTTAATTTACTGGAAAATTACATAGCCTTGTTCATCTTGGAATAGCCAGTAGTCCTAAATAAGGTTGTGACGAGTGTTACTGGTTCCGCTTCCTAACCCTTACAATAAAAGCCACTGTAGATGTTATGGGGTCTTACCTGTTACCTCAACCTTTAGGTCGATATCTAAGATGCCACTGTCGTTCTTCAGCCTGACTTTGTAATCCCCACGGTCCTTTCTCTCAGTGTTGGAGATGGACAGCATAGTATAGGTGTCTGTTTTATCAACACGAATCCTTGAGTCATCTGCTAGCTCCATTTTGTCCTTTAGCCATGTTGCTCTGACTGGCAGCCGGCCTTCAAAAGGGATCTTGatctgtattttctcccctgcCTTGGCCACAGTAGGAACACTTGTTAAGTTTTTCAGGAGAACTTTGTCAACCTGTGGAGGATCTAAGCAGATAATACAAAGTCATTAAAAACCACAGTCCAAAGAGGATAAGGCCAACCTCGGAGCGGAGAGCTTCTCTACGTTCATTGTTGCTGTATATTTCAAGCATATATTccacaatatatttatttggttCTTTAGGGACTTATCCAACCTGAAAAAGTGAAGTTCGTGATTCTGCAAACTAATTGACCTTCACATTTATTGTTACCAGCAGCActtcacacacatgcatgcaacTTTGCTACAGGTAATTTGCACAAAGTATTCATGATATCATACTGTCCTTTTCACTATAGCAAGTTTTGCGTAGGCAACGTATTAcacacaagaatgaagattccTTTTTGATAAAGTCATATGTGTGCACCCACAATCTTTGAGTTAGTAGTAGAAGCTAGTCATAAAGGCTCCCTAGTTAAATTTTTATGCACCAACaagtaacaaaaacatttcccatATTGATGGGTATTATAATAAAGTCTCAATAACCAACTATAGGTCCTGAGGGAATGTATTGCATCACTCACCTTCAACAAAAATTGAAGCTTCAGTTTTTATATCTCCAGCTTCAAACCTGTATTTCCCAGCATGAATATCTTCCACTTTGCTAAAAATTAGTTTGTGGACTAGACCTTGCTTTTCAAATAAGACACCATCCATGCTTGTTAACTACAAGATAAAACACAGGGACCCATgcttaataaaaaaacaagaagacaaTCCAAACAGGCAAGAATTTGAAGTGTAATCGAAACGATTTATGAATGTCACGTGAGTTTAATTACAGTAACATTCTGGGACTATTTATCTGGTAACTAATTCACCACCATATTCCCCACAAAGGCTTGAATCAAagaccattaaaataaatggtaatTCTAATTTGACCTCTGATCTTAAAACGTTATCTCCGAACCTTCACTTCCTATTCTTAATGCTGACACTTTAGCCCAGGCTCAAGGATGACACCTTGGAAATCCTACAGTATCATATGGATCCCACAATTTGAACTAGTCTGTTATGATCTTTTGGGATATGGAATGTGATGTCTATCCTTGATTTTAAGCACTAATTTGAAAGAGGACTTTTGGCGTTATACCTGCCTGAAGATCATTTGAAgatcctttttattattattattatttttttcatatttttctcatgcacaaaagaaaagaaaaaggatttgaTTTCAAGTAAAAGACCCATGTCATCTTCCATGGAAAGGAATAGAAAACACAAAGCGTCCTGTTGTCAGCAAGAATGGACATATCTTCCAGCAGGAAGGCAAAGAAATCTCAGTCAGTTTCTAACAGGAATTTTAGCTTAAGCTCCTGCAGAAGTCTTCTAGGGCCATGCTGAGACCATAGTAAGACTGGCAGAGGGAAAGACACCTCAGCATGATACTCAATAAGAGGCAGAGccagagagcagagcactgTTAGCCAAAGAAAAAAGTAGCTACAGGACACCGACCTTTAATCCATCTTTAAACCAGGTTCCTGTCACATCTTCTTTATTGACAGCACAAGACAGCTCAGCTGGCTCCCCTTTCTGGACTCGGACATCAATTAGCTGCTTGTTGACATGACAGCGTGGTGCTAAAtgtccagaaaagaaaatgttgaaaagatGCTAATTCTGTCTTACACTGACAGAGAATAATGTAcacaaaaatacacatgcatGTGAGGAGAagagagcttttaaaatacGCATAACTGTATCATGACGggcttttaatttaattttattttttaaaccatgaCACTGTGAGCCCGCTAGCATAAACTCATGGCATTGAAGGGACATGCCAGCTGGCCTGCATGCAATATAGTCCCTACATCAACCTAATCAACAATGGATTAATCACAAATCACATTATCCACTACATATTTGCTATTTGAAGTCTATGCTAATTGTCTTGTCTCCCTCTACagccagtggggaaaaaaaaaaaaaaaaaaaaaaaggctcctcTGGAACATGTACAATGTCCTCCTtaactgttcttttcctttgtattgACCAGCCACAGGGCTGCCTAAACGGTCCCCCAGAACAGCCCCAGACACCCCCTGCATTCAActttcccttccccagttcATCCTTGTTAACGTCCTCATCTCCTCTCTAACAAACATCCCAATTCTATTCACTCTTTCCTAATCGACTCCCAGTTTTGCAGGTTTTACTTCcttatttgtatttatgttaTGGTGCCCTTGATAAATTCTATCTTGGTCAGCAGGGCCACAAGGCAAGTACTCCCTTTCATCACATATatgaaatttctcatttttacagtttttgaCATTGCTATCTTGATAGTGCAGCCACTGGTAAGATTTAAATGGCTGCATATACATTATTCTTTCAATAAATGTAACTCGTTATTTCTAAAGTTACAAGAGAAAACGAGTTCTTTAGATTGTATTAGATTATGTGCACACACAGCCTAGTTAGGTACAGAGTAGTTCCCAGGTCTCACAGAAACCAAATCTTTGCAAAAGATGTATGTatgaatgaaaaagagaaacagtatGGTTTAAATTGGAGCAATGTCAAAGAAACAAAGCCCTATTCTTTGAAACTATATGGGAAATAATGGTTGTGAACTCAAGTCTCTTCCATTTGgatttgaataatttatttgaatgaatgaatgataCCTGTATTTAGATATCATACCACAATTATATCTATCCATATACGCTGCATTGAAAACTGTACAGTTAGACCAGTACCCAAACAAGCCAGCTCTATAGACATTATTCTGTTGTCAGTTCACAATTAGCAAAATCATACCCTCTGTCCAAGAGCGTTtaccaaacacttcttgaactccagcaggctcggtgaCATGAGcgtgtccctggggagcctgtccctgtgcccaaccacctctgggtgcagaacctctCCCTAACCCCcaccctgaccctcccctgtcccagctccatgccatcccctcgggtcctgtcgctgtccccagagagcagagctcagcgcctgccccccTGCTaccctcgtgagggagctgcaggccgccatgaggcctcccctcggcctgctctgctctgggtcGAACAAACCAAGgcacctcagccgctcctcacacaTCTTCCCctcaggcccttcaccatcttgtAGCCCCCCTTTGGGCACTCTGTAGTAGCTTTAAGTTCTTCTGatattgtggcacccaaaactgcatgcagtactcgaggtgaggctgtgccagcacacagcagagcaggacaatcccttccctcgaccggctggcagcactgtgcctgatgcaccccaggacacagTTGTCCCTTCTGTCTGCCAGGACACACTGATGGGTCACGTTCAACTTGCTGCtgaccagaacccccagatccctgtctgtggggctgctctccagcctgtcgTCCCCCAGTCTGTGTAAAACCCAGGTTGCTCCAACCCAcgtgcagaatccagcacttgctcttgttagTAACAAAACACAAGGATCAGCGATACAAAAGTAATCAATTAAACACATACCTCTCAGATCATCTAGGCGATAATGTCTTCTTTTCTCTGTACTTTCCGTATTCTTCAagaaatcatttgttttaatatccaGGCTGGGTAGCTGTTTTCTCTGGTTTATTGAGGAGGGTCCACCATAAAGATCTGATGTCTGATCATAACCTGGTGAACCTTGACCGAAAACACCTGGCTTCCTCCCATCACCCATTCTGTTATGAGATttgccccctgcccctccaaCAGCCAAATCTGTGCCATAACGGGAACCTAACTGTCCTAAATCTCTGTCCTCACCCCTACTATCCCTTTGACCTGATTCTTTGTCCTGGGATGAGCCTCTGTGGCCTGGTCCTCTGAAATCAGCAGCAGTTCTCTTTCCAGCTTCACCTCGTGCAGATTTGCCAGGACGTGAATCAGGCCCGTATTCCCCACCCATTCCAACAGCTCCTGCCATACCTTCTGTACCCCAGGCTGAATGCAAGtccctcccagcacctcccaaCCTGCCAACACCACCGGCTCCAGCCCTGGCTCCAGCTGACCCCCCATCCTTTCCATATGCAGACCCAGCACCTTGTATGGCAGAGCCACCAACACCCCTACCTTCTGAGGATAAGCCcgctcctcctgctccacctcCATATCCTTGAACACTGCTCAGCCCAGCATCCTGACCAGCTAAACCTGAACCACCAACACCAGCCCCAGCCGGGAGACCATCCTTTCCATAGGGAGATCCAGCACCACCAAAACCAcctccaccagcaccaccaaCACCAGCCCCAGTTCCCATTCCCACTGGAAGGCCATCTTTTCCATATGGAGATCCAACACCTCCCAAACCAcctgcaccagcaccaccaACACCAGTCCCAGCTGGGAGACCATCCTTTCCATAGGGAGAACCAATGCCTGCTGCACCACCTGCACCAGCACCACCCACTCCAGCAGGGAGACCATCCTTTCCATAGGGAGATCCAACACCTCCCAAACCATctgcaccagcaccaccagcgtCAGCCCCAGATGGGAGACCATCCTTTCCATAGGGAGACCCAACACCTCCCAAGCCAcctgcaccagcaccaccagcgccagctccagcagggagaCCATCCTTTCCATAGGGAGATCCAACATCTCCCAAGCCAcctgcaccagcaccaccagcgccagccccagctccagcagggagaCCATCCTTTCCATAGGGAGACCCAACACCTCCCAGACCAGctgcaccagcaccaccagtgccagccccagctccagcagggagaCCTTCCTTTCCATAGGGAGACCCAACACCTCCTAAACCAcctgcaccagcaccaccagcaccagtCCCAGCTGGAAGGCCATCCTTTCCATAGGGAGAACCAATACCTGCTGCACTACCTCCACCAGCACCACCCACTCCAGCTGGGAGACCATCCTTTCCATAGGGAGAACCAACACCTCCCAGACCACCTacaccagctccagctgggagaCCATCCTTTCCATAGGGAGAAGCATCACTTGCTGTACCAcctgcaccagcaccaccagccccaggTCCCATTCCCACTGGAAGGCCATCCTTTCCATAGGGAGAACCAACACCTCCCAAACCACCTGCACCAGCTCCACCAACACCagtcccagctccagctgggaggCCATCCTTTCCATAGGGTGATCCAGCACCTCCAAAACCGCCTACACCAGCACCACCAACACCAGCCCCAGCTGGAAGACCATCCTTTCCATAGGGAGAACCAACTCCCCCTGCACCAGCTAAACCTGAACCACCAACACCAGCCCCAGCCGGGAGACCATCTTTTCCATAGGGAGATCCAGCACCACCAAGACCACCTACACCGGCCCCACCATCACCAGCCCCAGTTCCCATTCCCACTGGAAGGCCATCTTTTCCATAGGGAGAGCCAGTTCCTCCTGCACCACCTATACCAACCCCAGCTGGGAGACCATCCTTTCCATAGGGAGACCCTACACCACCAAAGCCATCCACACCTGTACCACTGGCACCAGGTCCCATTTCCACTGGAAGGCCATCTTTTCCATAAGGAGAGCTAATTcctcctgcaccagctgcaCCAACACCAGCCCCAGCTAGGTGACTATCCTTTCCATAGGGAGATCCTACACCACCAAAGTCATCTACACCTGTACCACCAGCCCCAGTTCCCATTCCCATTGGAAGGCTGTCTTTTCCATAGGGAGAGCCAACACCTCCAAAACCACCtacaccagcaccaccagccccagctccatcTGGGAGACCATCCTTTTGATAGGGTGATCCCATTTGTCTTCCGGCTCCATCAGCTCTACCCCAatttccagctccagccccaggtTCACCTGATTGTCCATGTTTACCGTAAAACCCTCCCATTTTACCTGCAGTAGCATTATCAACATCTGCCCCAAGTGGCAGACCATCTGGACCATAGAGTACGCCCATTTCTCCTGCAGAACCATCACCTGCACCACTTCTAGCCCCATCTCCAGCTGGGAGACCATCTGGGCCATACAGCAAGCCAGATCTTCCTGCCTGACCTACATGACCACCAGCATCAACTGTTAAGCCATCCTTGCCATACGGAGCCCCtacttctccttctctttttatatCGACTCCATTCACACCAGCCACAGTAGGCAGACCATCCTTGCTATAGGGGGATCTTATTCCTCCTGCAGTCTCAGTACCTGCAGCATTCTTACCAGATCTAGTCCTACCTAGCATATCATCCTTGCCATACAGGGAATGCTTGTCTCCCACTCTGCTGGAATCAGGATCAAGTCCATCTAACACAGAACTTCCATCAGTAGCACCTAATCTCTTGATACCACCAAAGCCAGCTCTAGAACTATTATCACCTACTTTATCATTTTTGTCATGCCAAGAGTCCATACCTTCTGCATCATCCATGTCAACATCAACTGCATCCGACATGCCCTCATCTCTGCCATCCACAGAACACCATTCaactgctcctcctgctctaTCATCAGTATTTGCTTTACCTGTCATAGAATCCTGGCTGTGTACAGGCCTTAAACCTTTCTTCCCTCCTAAAATTTTTAGTCTAATGTTACTATCATCATCTGTCATTGATTCCCCATCTCTCTCTGCTCCAGAATACTGCCCGGGCCCCATTGTTCCATCTCTGTAGGTTTTGCGTAGCCCCTCTTTTCCCAGAAATATACGTCCTTCTTCATCAACATTAGTAGAGTAGCCTTGACTGCCTTCTTGGCCATTTCTGTACCAGTTATCTTTTTCCATGCCAGCATGCATAAGATGATCTTTATCACTAAGATGTTCTCCGTGTTTAGGTTTCTTAGCTTTATCTGTCAATCTTTCTTTCCGCCAGccagatttctctttttcacctCCTTCATCctgtctcttttttcctttgggatcTGTATATATGGTTtgattgaaggaaaaaaaaatacagcaaaagagagaaaacaacaaacaatcAACACCATGTACTGCATcaacaaagaaaattcattaGCATGTTATCATTTCTAAGACACTGAAACATAACACATTTAAATGAACTTAAATTCAGttaaaaccctttttttttcattgctgtacTAAGACATAACCTTACATTTCTTAGTTAAGACAACaattatttttagctgaaaCATGCTtgttaacaaacaaaaaaaaagaaaaaaaaaaagaagaaatgggagATCAGGGCAAACCCAGCATGATAGATCCAACTTAGAGGGGCTTAAGTGGTATCTGGGACTCTTTGGTTCCTTTTACCTTCTCCCTCCAGCCCTGAAGAAGTTGCAGAATATCCCCCACCCAGAGTGGTCATCAGTTCCCACCCTTCAATTAGAATCTCATGGCTACTGTGGCAGCTTGCACATTTGGCATTTCGGCACTTGAGAGATCTCCAAGCCGAAGACTAAAGATTCTGGTTCTGTGAACAGCTTTGTATTAAACTCATAATTCAGACTTTTCTGAGACAAAAAGTGGAGCTAGAAGGTCATGgactgtgtttgttttcacccTAGATATAATTTCTGTAGATTGCTGACAGGTCAATGAAGTCACCAGGCAGTTGCTTTTTATCTCATACTCAGCAACCTGTTTCTGATGGGTTACCAAAAAAGGTCTCTATGAAAGGCaccagcttttgctgcagcaggaactcaaaaccaaaacaactgCACTtgagaataaaagaatataaGCCAGCTAACTATTAATCTGAATCATAGTGAAGATTGAATCATACAATATCAAAGTTGGAtgggacccacaaggatcatcaagctCAACTtctgggtccccaaaggaccacattaaaaaaaaaaaaatcacgtgtcttcttgaactctgtcaggcttggtgccatgaccatgtccctggggagcctgttccagtgcctgaccaccctcagGTGATGgaccttttcctgatatccagcctgaatcTGCTTCCACTGGAAGGCATATTTCCCATCTTCCTCTGACCTTCTTCTAACCTGTTTAACCCCTACTTTGGAAAGAAAGTACCATCTAGCAAGATGCCCTTGAAATTCCCTTGATTGTATGTATGCTGCATCATTAAAAACACATGGTAGGATATGGAGTATTTTTAGGTAACTGATGGAGAATATACTACTTGATAGTAAATGGACAGGAAATAAACCAATAGAGTTTGtcttaactaaaaaaaaagtctaatctgaagagaaaataaggtCTAAACGGACCCTCATTTCTACAAATTCAATTTAGGAAGTAGAAGCTCCACAGTTTGTTTCTCAGTGAGCATTAAGGCAGGGaaaggattattattttattaacatgcTTCAAGCCAACACCATGGGAAAAATACAGTGTCACTTACACTCTACAAGAAGATAGGCATTTGAGGAGCAGAGTCCAGTGTCGAGTGTGTACATTCCGTTGTCAGAGGCCTCAACATCCTTGATAACAAGCTGATGGGTCAGACCGTCTGGGGTTACGGAGATCTGGTGCTTCTCACTTGCCTCAAGGGGGTGGGTTTTATGTAGCCACACAGCATCATAGCAAGGACTGCGTAGGATACACTCAAAGACAGCATTTCCCTCCTCAGGACAATGCACATCACAGAGAGGCTGCTGAAATCTCACAGGGATGgctggaatg
This genomic window contains:
- the IGFN1 gene encoding immunoglobulin-like and fibronectin type III domain-containing protein 1 isoform X14, which encodes MTSHRTVKSYKKSSVPGVNIAQFVDKIPEGCSTPDFERKPVTLTLQEGKNAIFRAVVKGVPTPEVEWRRAKGEMDNPDKYEIFFNEVTKEYILKINKLTADDTDVYRCFAVNEYGEATCSAGLRIIQVGFKRKAQHVPAQSADELKKKLQDLRKLLRKRAPVPKQKTLDKEAIFQLLLHADKRDYEKICIKYGISDFRGMLRKLQEMRRDAESEQGELIHSIKNMEHIKINKDGTATFSLEMDLKNSNSKIYLLKDGERLRYGTGDEYRKHYLRRIGKKYNFIVNDVQPEDAGLYQVRVEDVPVFSTELDAESIPVRFQQPLCDVHCPEEGNAVFECILRSPCYDAVWLHKTHPLEASEKHQISVTPDGLTHQLVIKDVEASDNGMYTLDTGLCSSNAYLLVEYPKGKKRQDEGGEKEKSGWRKERLTDKAKKPKHGEHLSDKDHLMHAGMEKDNWYRNGQEGSQGYSTNVDEEGRIFLGKEGLRKTYRDGTMGPGQYSGAERDGESMTDDDSNIRLKILGGKKGLRPVHSQDSMTGKANTDDRAGGAVEWCSVDGRDEGMSDAVDVDMDDAEGMDSWHDKNDKVGDNSSRAGFGGIKRLGATDGSSVLDGLDPDSSRVGDKHSLYGKDDMLGRTRSGKNAAGTETAGGIRSPYSKDGLPTVAGVNGVDIKREGEVGAPYGKDGLTVDAGGHVGQAGRSGLLYGPDGLPAGDGARSGAGDGSAGEMGVLYGPDGLPLGADVDNATAGKMGGFYGKHGQSGEPGAGAGNWGRADGAGRQMGSPYQKDGLPDGAGAGGAGVGGFGGVGSPYGKDSHLAGAGVGAAGAGGISSPYGKDGLPVEMGPGASGTGVDGFGGVGSPYGKDGLPAGVGIGGAGGTGSPYGKDGLPVGMGTGAGDGGAGVGGLGGAGSPYGKDGLPAGAGVGGSGLAGAGGVGSPYGKDGLPAGAGVGGAGVGGFGGAGSPYGKDGLPAGAGTGVGGAGAGGLGGVGSPYGKDGLPVGMGPGAGGAGAGGLGGVGSPYGKDGLPAGVGGAGGGSAAGIGSPYGKDGLPAGTGAGGAGAGGLGGVGSPYGKEGLPAGAGAGTGGAGAAGLGGVGSPYGKDGLPAGAGAGAGGAGAGGLGDVGSPYGKDGLPAGAGAGGAGAGGLGGVGSPYGKDGLPSGADAGGAGADGLGGVGSPYGKDGLPAGVGGAGAGGFGGAGSPYGKDGLPAGAGVGGSGLAGQDAGLSSVQGYGGGAGGAGLSSEGRGVGGSAIQGAGSAYGKDGGSAGARAGAGGVGRLGGAGRDLHSAWGTEGMAGAVGMGGEYGPDSRPGKSARGEAGKRTAADFRGPGHRGSSQDKESGQRDSRGEDRDLGQLGSRYGTDLAVGGAGGKSHNRMGDGRKPGVFGQGSPGYDQTSDLYGGPSSINQRKQLPSLDIKTNDFLKNTESTEKRRHYRLDDLRAPRCHVNKQLIDVRVQKGEPAELSCAVNKEDVTGTWFKDGLKLTSMDGVLFEKQGLVHKLIFSKVEDIHAGKYRFEAGDIKTEASIFVEDPPQVDKVLLKNLTSVPTVAKAGEKIQIKIPFEGRLPVRATWLKDKMELADDSRIRVDKTDTYTMLSISNTERKDRGDYKVRLKNDSGILDIDLKVEVTDKPQPPAGPMKIVESSANEITIQWKSPKDDGGKPVQSYIVERQEVGKSDWVALGETPRSCTTFTTNKVERDMSYYFRVRAVNAEGTSDALESEEVKAASKATPGAPDPPEIISVSKDTITISWKTPRRTGSSRIVGYIVQKRKKGTMTWVPVNSVPIADKKLKMTDLKKGLQYEFCVAAVNASGVGDISAPSQPVFARDSTKPPGQVRDLAVTSSDSTSVTLTWKRPEAKDGNDVKGYDVEIRSSNNLDWTKCNVLPIETTTYTVKGLQNRELYFLRVRALNDCGPGEAAELEAFIEADSSVVSPRFLIDDTVKNFLIIKAGNTIRVDIPFEASPDPEVTWLKDGLLLSNRATISTKDGTSQLLIKAAELTDSGTYTIELKNGSGKRETFSFQVQVTDIPQNPGPILLQENVPNAVTVIWEPSASEKWERNLYYTVLKRESQKGVWHVVGDLIYTNKFTYTTVIPGRDYYFRVVAKNELGSSGPSETVQPWRIKKTKAEVHVRPQKYRGVNQNQPPRFLVPLKPHVVTTGSECRMSCAVAGHPPPKITWYKDSRDLSSDPAYFGTNDFGVCSLVIQGVSKADEGEYMVEAANELGRVYSRAFLAIKDSSL